A stretch of Triticum aestivum cultivar Chinese Spring chromosome 1D, IWGSC CS RefSeq v2.1, whole genome shotgun sequence DNA encodes these proteins:
- the LOC123161388 gene encoding uncharacterized protein has translation MQRMPRRRRPWRRLSLAASSGGGEGEQRRRRRDGQARPPCFAGGGSAAGLRGPRRRDPPPPPPAALSLTRATAVCKLWGRLAASPDFRRRFREHHCRKPPILGVFEKQSSTLLFIPALDPPDRIPAQRLSLQACRSGDSWRVLGCRAGRILVVNWTRRELLVFDPVSGDRLRVAFPPDFVDGAHNANGAVLCDEKSPLKLVFVSCSNGGGRVDARIYSSAPGSWGDIISTTQRCSFTSTERCSFTSKAGTFVGNCLYWWLPEPGDRILELNLDTQSLAVIKSPSCLVIGNGSSWIIRGEDGAVGLAVLFYPTIEMWNRKVDSHGVAKWVLHKSVNMDLILDLPSSMQGWNSCVLGYAEDANAILISVDSGRYTCVFTVQLESMQCKQLDVEFQREYSYSYHPFDSVYTAGPSTQLNNGEGAGVAET, from the exons ATGCAGCGaatgcctcgccgccgccgtccgtggCGCAGGCTTAGCCTGGCCGCATcttctggcggcggcgagggggag CAACGCCGGCGGCGACGAGATGGCCAGGCGCGGCCGCCGTGTTTCGCCGGAGGCGGCAGCGCCGCTGGACTACGAGGACCTCGTCggcgagatcctcctccgcctccccccgCTGCCCTCTCGCTCACGCGCGCCACCGCCGTCTGCAAGCTCTGgggccgcctcgccgcctcccccgaCTTCCGCCGCCGCTTCCGCGAGCACCACTGCCGGAAACCCCCCATCCTCGGCGTCTTCGAGAAGCAGTCTTCGACGCTCCTGTTCATCCCCGCCCTCGACCCCCCCGACCGCATCCCCGCCCAGCGCCTCTCCCTCCAGGCCTGCCGCTCCGGGGACTCCTGGCGCGTGCTGGGGTGCCGCGCCGGCCGCATCCTCGTCGTCAACTGGACGCGGCGCGAGCTCCTCGTCTTTGACCCTGTCTCCGGCGACCGCCTCCGCGTGGCCTTCCCGCCTGATTTTGTCGACGGCGCACACAACGCCAACGGGGCTGTGCTCTGCGACGAAAAGAGCCCACTCAAGCTGGTCTTTGTAAGCTGCTCCAATGGCGGTGGCCGAGTTGACGCCCGGATCTACTCCTCGGCGCCCGGCTCCTGGGGAGACATCATCTCCACTACTCAACGATGTAGTTTTACCAGTACTGAACGATGTAGTTTTACCAGTAAAGCCGGCACCTTTGTGGGCAATTGCCTTTACTGGTGGCTGCCTGAGCCAGGGGATCGCATACTAGAGTTAAATCTGGATACACAGAGCCTTGCCGTGATCAAGAGTCCTTCCTGTCTGGTTATCGGTAATGGCAGCAGCTGGATCATCCGGGGAGAGGATGGCGCTGTTGGCCTTGCCGTATTGTTTTACCCTACCATCGAAATGTGGAACCGCAAGGTCGATTCCCACGGTGTTGCGAAATGGGTGCTGCACAAGAGCGTTAACATGGACCTCATCCTTGATCTGCCGTCATCGATGCAGGGATGGAACTCGTGTGTTTTGGGGTATGCCGAGGATGCTAATGCGATTCTTATATCGGTGGACAGCGGGAGGTACACCTGTGTCTTTACGGTTCAACTTGAGTCAATGCAATGCAAGCAACTTGATGTAGAATTTCAGAGGGAGTATTCGTATTCATATCATCCATTCGACAGTGTCTATACTGCAG GCCCGTCGACGCAACTGAACAATGGTGAGGGCGCTGGTGTAGCAGAAACGTAA